A window of Geotrypetes seraphini chromosome 16, aGeoSer1.1, whole genome shotgun sequence genomic DNA:
CGAGTCAAGCTGGCTCCATATTAGCTTATGCACAGCATTATTTTGTTCAAGTATATAACCGATCCCCTCCCTATATCTTTTTTAAACTTAATACATTATATGTGAACTAACTTCAGAAGTGCTCAGAACCCGCAGGTAGGGAAGCTGCAAAGGGGGACGCGCCCCAAACTGCAAACCCCCCTCTTGATCCATCACTGCACTTCCTCCTGCACCGAAAGTCTGTCTTGTCCCCTTTTTGCAGCTTCCTTACCTGCAGGTTCTGAGCACAtacaggactccttttactaaggtgcgctagccaaaaaattaccgcctgcttaaaaggaggcggtagcggctagcacgcctttgtaaaaggagcccataatgtattaaccttttcctatggTAATAGATTTTACGTTacactggttccaatcgtaattattttagcaaagttttgcatGATTCACCGtcatcatttacggctattgtaaacataacgTAAACTCAAATAttgtgtgttcctggctctttattagtccatacagacagTTCATCCAccgtctatgtcatttttggaacgTCCCGTCATCCGCGACGCACGACGTTTAAAAGGATATAGGGAGAGGATGGTTTATTCGTCTacttcagtggtctccaactcaaaccctttgaagggccacattttggatttggaggtacttggagggcctcagaaaaaaatagttaatgtcttattaaagaaatgacaattttgcatgcgataaaactctttatagtttataaatttttccttttggctaagtcttaataataatattgtcatttatagctaaagagacatatgatcaagaaacggttttattttacttttgtgattatgataaatatatcgagggcctcaaaataatacctggtaataataataataactttatttttctataccgccataatcaggcgacttctaggcggtttacaatgtaagaaggctggacattcagcgaataacaaaggtcttagtacagtacaatggtaatacaatacagtgagtctaaatacaatactatacaataagtttaaatacagtaccgaacaaagagtctagatgccgtacaatagtctaaatggtaagcttacatattaattggagatctaagggtaatgagtgtctgaaagatttagaacatccatgaggggggtcttagtgggggaggggaccgttttagtcaatgaatttagcgaatagggtggttttgatcgatttgcggaatgcattataagtcatatttggttcgtttatgtggtttttcagccacgTTTGTGGgcctcgagtttgagaccactggtctacttGAACTGTTCATCATTTGGATCCACCCAATATTAGCCTTAGATTCCTGCATTCTTTTGTGAAATGGGCCAAATATTATGCAagcctttatttttttatatatataattctttattcatttgaaaactttcatcaagtgtacaaaaattgcaacacaataacatagatgtaaccacttgtacatcttatcattataacttatagttgtaaatataaccctcccccaccccacccttatcttacatattaaatatagaaatattaggaaaatggcatcaatcgtggttcccaaattttaatgaagtttttatCATTTCCATTTTGCACCGCTATTATGCAAAGTCTTGTTAAGTGATGACAGATTTTCCATTCGTGGAAAACGTTCGCCTCAAATGCAACcctgttgctggggggggggggggggtcagcataATGGCCAAAACGCAGCGTGTCCACGATTTTGGCCTAGTCCCAGCCCCAGGCTTTTCTCTTCCGGTACTCACCGCGCCCGTAGCCCTGCGTGTGCTTGGCGAAGCTGCGCACCACCGCTTCCACCGCCTCCCGCAGCACGACCGGGTTCCCGGGGCTGCCCGGGCCCCCAGGCGGAGGGGGCAACGGCGGGGGCGGAGGGGGCGGCGAGGCCTGGCCCGTCACGCCGGGCCTCACGGAACGCAGGCTGCCCGTGCCCGCGCCTATCCCCGGCTGCAGCCGCAGAGGCCGCGCCGACTCCATGATGGGGAGACCGTGAAGAGGCGCCCGACGCCTCGAGCTGTGTCCCTCAAAGGCCGCGAGACCCTGGACGTGGCTCCCCCCGAACGGACCAATCGGCGGGCGCCCAAAGGGAGGGCGGTGGGCGGGACGCCAGCACGCGGGGGAGAACGAGAAGGTTCGAACTCGAAAACAAATGCGAGAGGGGCGGGGCCAATGCCACTGTCAATGACGTCTCTGGTTCAAGTGTTTTTTGGCTGGATTTTACGTTGAACGTTAAGATTTCTGGGCGACGTTAAACGTGGCCGTGGTTCCTTTTGAGTCGTCGTCTTTGCTTCGAGAAGTTTGACCCCGTGCGAGCCGCCGTGACAATCCCGGAAGTGAGGGGACGAGGGACGTcgggagggaagaaaggatggATTCTTGGGTGCGCTTCAATGTACAGAGCCAGGCTAAAGAGCGACTCTTCAGGTGACGTTGCtcgcttctttttttttccttgctcgTTTGTATTTGTTTATAGTATTTTGTTCCCcgcctagatttgtggataggcgggttataaataattttaaatacatTTATACCGTGTGGGGTATACACGGTCGGTTTAATCTCTTATAGAGATACCAggcgctccttttactaaggtgcgctagggctagcgcagtggtctccaactcaaagcctttgcagggccacattttagatttggagggcctcagaaaaaaatagttaatgtcttattaaagaaatgaggtcaaactctttagagtttataaatctttccttatggcTAAGTCTTAGTAATAATATggttatttatagctaaagagacagatgatcaaaaaaactattattttacttttgtgatgatgataaaaattctgagggcctcaaaatagaggCCGACGGGCCGCGAGTTGGAGACCAccttagttctagaagcgtagcgcgcggtaatttcctgcgtgcgctaaaaaacgctagcgcaccttaggaaaaggagccccgagGGTGAAGCATCCCAAAGGAGCGAGATTTTTTTTCAGACGCTACACCCAGGATAAAAATCTAGAATGGTTTTAAATGTAGTATTGCTGTTGTAAACGAACTGAGGCAGCATtaaatgatattggcttttcttttGGAACCTCTGAGTGGGGAGTGAGTTGGGTAAAATTTCCACCTAGGAGTTGAAAATAGTGGTACAGGTAGGCGCCGCATAACATCATTCTGGGCATTGTCCATGGTGCCAAGGCCACTGAGGTTGCTTTCCTCCCTTCCGCACCCAAGAtgaatttatttgttcaattttctataccattctccctgggggctcagaacaatttacgtgaacttattcaggtactcaagcatttttccctgtctggcctggtgggctctcaatctgtctaatgtacctggggcaatggggggattaagtgacttgcccaaggtcacaaggagcagcaagggtttgaacccacaacctcagagtgctgaggatgtagctttaactATTGTGCCACACTCTACCTTAGATGAATGGCACTGCTGTccacctgccccccctccccccaaccggCACCTTGCTAAATGCGTGCTAGTGCTGAAAAAGGCTGATGCTGTCGCTGTTCTACGCTGGGCCGGTGTGgagccttgagcatttgcgcatatTCAAGGCCTTCCAGTgcccaccctctccgagattctcattcTCATTTGAGAATCTCAGCGAGAGCAGGATCCAGAAaatcttgagcatgcacagatgttcaaggcccCGAACTGGCCCAGTGTAGAACAGCGGCATTAGCCTCTTTCAGCCATGGCATGTGTATGGTAAGTAAAGTGCTGATCAGGGGAGGAGGAAGTGGATAgcagtgctgtttattttgtgtgtctaagtgccatGAAAATGAGCTCCTTGGTATCTCTGCTTTTATTGGTTTTTGATTTTATATGTTGATATTTTCCTCTTCTTGTCATGTCCGCATCTGCAGTTTTATGCACAATTctccagttcttttttttttggcatgGAATCTAACTTATCTGTAAATATTTAAACAGAACCAGTTCTAAGACCTGAGGCACAAAGGGATGGAAGAAAGAACACTCCAGAATACTGTGTCCTAGTAAATGcatgtcattttaaaagtaaaaacaaaagaaaatcatGAGTCTGAGACGCAGGCCTTATTCACCCACAGAGTTCAAATGATGTATAGAGGCCCTTATCCTCTTAATTTATAAATCCAGTATAATCGAGTTTTCCAAAATTGGTTCTTCTATGCAGATGCAAGCATAAGTTTTGCTGCATGCAAGAGTTCACAGACTAAAAGTGTCTGATATTTATTTTTGTAGCCCAGGGATGGCCCCATTCAGGAGGAAGATCCCATGGTATCTTTAGTCCTGTAACTCTAGTATTTGAAAGTGAATAGCTTTCCAAAAACAACTGCCTTGGAGCAAGTCCACCAAATATGTCCCATAGTACCTTTTGGTTCCACAGTTTCTCCAGCACAGCATTGAAGACTGAGGGAATCGATGATTAAAATTTATCAGGTACCACTAAATCCAACttagcctcttccatcacagccttaagatccagaaccttgttacCCATTTTTCAAACATTACTGTATGCTGCTTTACAGACATTACCCCTTTTCCCCATGTGTGTCGAAATATTTAATGACTCACTACCAGGGGTATTTGATCACCCAGCccccaatgattctagtttaaagccttattcagtaggttagccagtctgttGCTGCAGACACTTTTCTCCCTCTTTTGAATGATGCACACTACCTCTGCTTAATTCCAATTAGGGTTTTTCCTTACATGTGGAAGACATGGAAGGATGGCTCTGCCTGTGTCTTTTGCTTATATGGTTCTACAGAACGAGAGCTATTGTGACAGGTCGAGGGTTCCATACCCCATTAGCAAAAGCATTTTCCTGACTGCCTGAGAGCAAAGAACTTATTTTCCAGTCCAGCAAAGAAGGGAAGTAGAGTGACTCTGGGTTGGGAGTTGAAGCACTTATGATAGTAGAAAGTTTTTTGCTTATCCCTTCCCCCATCCTGTAGGGATTTTGCTACCTTTTTGAGAGATTGCTCATGTACTAGGAGTCTctggtagagaatggcacggggacaaatttgtccccgtccccgcaggaactcattttcccgttccatccccacgagttcttttccttatccctgccccattccggcaagctctgtcctcatctgcacaagcctcagacactttaaaatcataagtgttcgaggcttgggcggttaaggcagagctgaaaggacagggacagtgacaaaactcgcggggacgagaaaattgagctcctgtggggacaaatttgtccccatgtcattctctagtctctggGAGGTAACACAGAGCCCACAGGCTCATTGCAGGGTAATGTAGTGGAACGTTCTTTGTTTAATTGACTGTTCTTTTCTCTTCCTCAGGGCAGGTCAGTATGCCTGCACATTCCTTGGCCACATGCTGCAGAGGAATGGGGCCAGTGCCGAGCTTGTGGCCAGAATCAAACAGCTGGAGGCGCACCTGAGCTTGGGGCGCAAGCGtaagtgggagtttgttccattcCAGTTGAGCAATAATGAGTAAAAGATTGTAGCGGGTCTCTTGGGCTTAGGCTCAATGGGCCCCTCCTAGCCTAGAGGGCTTATTTTCACACAATGAGATTCAGGATTTCATGTGtctctagaccagtgtctctcaaactgtgtgccccgaagagattccgggtgtgccatgacatattccagaattttattttatttttaaaaattcccttcataagtatacactagaatagatgacatgtacatcacgtacaaaagtctgtcaatgttatgagcgtctgtgtgcataaggatacaaccgcccagacaagcatcattctttgatgtttttattttttatgccgtAGTTAACTTGAACAACatagcaatcaaggctttgttaccgtttgggtcttatctttgtgaacttggattttcagatctgacagaaattaaattgagaaaaagagaacaactgcagatggtggatgatgaaatgcgtgtttgcttgttgactattgaactgcgttttgagttaatttgcattcaaaaacaagcacatccatcgcactgattagcaattctattctatctcctttagttttaccattgctacaattacccatataaagcttaaagaactttaaagaaataaccctcaaatttaattttttgttggtcttgcaattttatcatttcaattataatgtgccggaGCTACAAAGGTTTGAGAGGTTCTGCTCTAGAGAGTCAATTTTCTTGGTACTGGGCATTGTTTGCTGACTGTTCACCTGGCTGTCCTGGGTTTCTTTCAGTATTCAGACTTGGTAATTCCGTGGACTCCCTGGAGGCAGCCAAGCGTGCCATTCACTTGTCGGACATAGTCCTTCGTTTCTGCATCACTGTCAGCCATCTTAACAGGGTCATGTACTTTGCATGTGACAACATCCTGTGGGCAGGGAGATCTGGCCTGGTTCGCCATGTGGACCAAGATAAGTGGGGCCAGCGCTCATTCAGGTGACAGTGTCTgcattctcttcttcttttttttttcctctggccAAGGCAATGTAGAACAATTATTCTAAACTTATATCTGCCTGTGTTTAAGATGTGAGAAAGGCAAGCTATGTTAATGCAAAGTCTACTGTTTGGTGTGCAGATGTGGGGGGCCACAATGCAAAGGATTGGGGAGACCACCAAGATTATTTGGGGACCCTGCATTATTCAGCAGGTTCCTTGTTATCAGTGATTCATTAGACGTGGAAATTGCCACacaatctttcctttaacattcTTTTTGTATTCATTAATAGTTGAGTGAAAGAGAAATGTGATTTGGAATCTTCTACtttaaactgcttagaacttctagaacaggggtgggatCCGTGATTCTCAATGGACACAACTAAAGtcagtcaggttttgaggatttccccaatgaatatgtgcgAGATCATTTGACATGCATGTACTACTTCGATTGTAtgcaagaaaggtttggacaaattcctggaggaaaagtccatagtctgttattaagatatgagggaagcctctgcttgccctggatcagtagcatggaatgttgctactctttgggttttggccaggtactagggacctggcttggccaccgtgaggatggaccattggtctgacccggtaaagctattcttatgttcttaatctcgtgcatactcattgtggaaatcttgaaactcAGACTGGGTTGTGACCCTCGATTTGTGGTTGCCCACCCTTGTTCTAGAGGTTACACAGGACAGGTTGAAGGAGATCTCAATATACTGGACAGACAGAAAAATCATGATTGCCTTAACTAGGTGCAAAAATCCCTTTTGTTTTCTATGAAAGAACTACTCATGGAGAACATTTGTGAACATAAATACattatgtttattaagaactttatatacttcataacagcctaaaaggatctaagcggtttacaatacacaattcatattcatcaagaaaagaaatagaaaaggaaagattaagaacaaaagttaaaaagttttttttttggggggggggggtttccataaAATATTATAGCAAATATCTCAACAGCAACAATTCTAATAGTAAAACAATAAACCACAGATCACAGTCCCAAACTCTGTTCTAAGTTGAGaaagccaattacagaatctgcctTGAGCTACTGTAGGGACCCAGGGACTAGGCTAAAAGTTTCTCATGCTAGCTGTTTTCTTCATCTCCATGCAGGTATTACCTATTCGCATTGATCATGAACCTAAGCCGCGATGCCtatgaactcaaacttctgatgGAGCACGAGACTTGCGGAAAACGGCAAAAGAGTGCACTAGTGGTGGAAAGGGGTGATGAGGACAGGGAGGCTGTACATGGCAGTATGAGAGAGCTGATGCTGCGCCTCCAAATCCAGCTGCGCCTCCTGTGCCATGTACTGCGCAGCAACCCCCCTTTGCTATTAGATATTGTGAAGAACGCCTGTGACATTTTCATTCCACTGGACAAGCTGGGTCTTTATAGGACGAATGCCGGCTTTGTGGGGCTTTGCGGCCTGACTTCTTCTGTGCTTTCTATCCTGACAATCCTTCACCCCTGGCTGAAACTGAAACCTTGAAGTGGCAGAAACACTGATCATAGTGACCTGCTTTGAGGACTGCTTATAAGCCCAAGGACTAGAAGCAGGGAATAGTCCCACAGAGCTCCCTGACAGCCACAGAGGGTTTCTGTATGGTTTGGGGTAATCATACCACCTGTCTATGAAGATCTGACGCATATGATTAAGCACTGGTCATCTAATTTTTCACTGGGTAGTGGAGACATATTTCTGAAGTTGTTTCCCCATGTGCTATATATGGATTTTCAATAGAGCCAGCAGCTTCTTTTATGTTAGCATCTTGCACTGCGTATATTACTGGCATAAGCTGACATATTTTCTTATCTTGTGCATGAGGCAAAGCTGAATATTTCTTCAGAAAACAGGACATGAAGTCACTGTTTGTGGCAGAATCCAAATCCTTTTTGTCTTCCAGAAAAAGTTGATCAAGGTTTTAGATTCCATAACATAGTAACAATCAATGTtgttactatatcttttttgcatgGCTTTATTCTCATTTGATTTATTCTGGTGCACCTTGTAACCGACTGTTGAGTTCATCCATGGTTGGAGGCGGAGACTGCTTTACAGGTGTGCACTGTTGAAAGCCTTGGCAGCCTTGGCTCAAAAGAGCGAGCAGTGAGATGTGTAGTAACGGGACCCACAGCTACTGCTGCCAGTTGCCTCATCCAGGTCAGCTGGAATGTTCTGAGCCATTCTGATTTTTGCACTGTGGCATGCAGGGAGTTGTAGTTCCTTTGTGTCCTGAGATCAGCAGGAACTTTGGGTCTGTATGTATACCGGTGGGTACACCAGGGGCTAGATAAGCCTATTTGGACTCACCTGGTTGAGGTGGCAGTTCTGGTTATGGCTTCCTGCATAAGATGCACAGCTCTCTCTGGTGAGGGATAGTAGGATTAAcactctcttcctgctccctgccCCTCTTGTCTCCCTTACCATGCTAATAACATTTACTGTTCTAACTGTTGTAGTGATAATGAATGCTATGTGCCACTGATGTTTTTTCCACATCATCTCCATTATTATAATAATGATGAAAGAGGGTTTTACCAGGCTGTCAGTAGTCTCACATTTGTGACCTTATGCAAGATTGTTCACAAGCTGTGATACCCTGATGGTATAATAACAGTGACATTCACGTGCCCATCATTGTTTCTGGCTTATTCTCCTTTTGGTCTGATCAGTGATTTGTAGAATCTCTCCAAGAACCAAGATGACATCTAGGACATGACTCTGTCCTCCAGTAACATAGTCCTACTTCTTTCTAAAAGTGATGTTGCAAGTTCTACAAAGGATCCTAGACTAGCCTTGAATAGTCCAAGGAAAAATCTTTGCAGTTGGCAATTGTTTTAATTATAGTTCAATGGAAGAACTTCTGCTTTTAAAAGAATCAGAAAATCTAGTTCCAGAAGGGATGTCCTCCCCAGTAACAAGTCTGTTCACCATCCAGTACCATTGTGGAGGCTCTGTCCATTTCCAGGCTATGTCAAAAATCAGGTGACTTTAGGTAGCATGCTTCACCGTAATTGTGAGACCTATTTTTCAGTTGATTATGCATTAATTTGCTTTTAATACCCGTCTCTTAGAAAACCCTGTGGAAAACATATATACTTATGGATCATCAATATGTGGTCTTGCAGCTGGGAGAATTTACCTCTGCTTTCATAATGCTTTAGCCCTAAATGTCAGGCAACGGTACTAATGCTCATTACATGCTTATTGTGGTGATCCCTTAAATGTGCAGGTCAGTGCCACAGCTTGCCATTAAAGCCTTTTCTGTGAAACACTGCTGTAAATAtccaaatgtttaaataaatcatTGGAATAACAAATTGAAAAATGAATGTTGAGCCCTCTCGGCCTTTATTGTAGTTGCAGGGGGTGATcaagttttgttttaaaatttgattaaaacacttataaatatttctaagcgatatacTGTACATCAGTTAAAAATGGGGAACACTTAAAAGCTTTCATGTATGGACATTCACTAAACTAGACTAACTAGAGACAAGTGGaaaaagagggaagaactacaattttattgAAAAGGAGACATTTAAGGAGGGTTCAATAAACGAGGAAAATAAAAGTTAAGCAAGTAAGCTGAGTATTATTGATGTTCGAATCATATTAAAGAGAAAACATTTAAGAGAGCCTTTAAATCTATTTGTCATCAGTAATACAAGCAGCGTCAGCCTGTTACTAGGGTGTTCTAGGTTTGCCATGCCTCCAGCTTTTATCATTGAAAGAGCAGAAAGACTTACAAGGCGCATTAGAGGCCGCTCCTTCACAAAGAAGGTTATGGATGTTTTTAAAAATCTCCCAGTGGATGGGATGGGGGGAAAGGGTAACAAGTCCAGAAAACATGAGATGAGACCAAAGGAGCCTTAGTTGGGGGGAAATCTAATAGATGATGTGGGAATCTTGGGATGACAGTAGGGAGGGGACGGGCCTGAAGGTCTTTAGTTGGtcttgggggtaattttataacagggtgcctcAAGGATGACAttatcagtaatgcggcagaattaaatccccgacggacaaggccaagcagcctgtggCTGCTTCGGCTGAAGGTAGGGCTCACTCGCAGTCAgcaggaaggatggagggtcagcaggggttcagttGCGCCGTGGGGGCGGGAGGGAggtgtgctcaagggttctgctgcataagggatgggagtgagggaaggatagaagctgggcaaggctgcacgagggaaggatagaagctggacaaacttctgcacagggggatgggagggagagaggggaggaaagatgctgcatatgtgggggacagaaaggaaagaggaaaaattggagtgaaggagagggagagatgatcatgtgcataccctgaaaataaaacctagtgccttttttgagccccaaatgaatataagacacttttattttcggggaaacacggtatcttaGAGCCAGTGTAAGGGGCTTTCATGTGTGGCCAGAGACTGTGGCACACGACTCGTTCCAGTGACCAGACAGTGAAACACGAGCTTGAAAGCCTGACACTGCTGTCTGGAGACAAAGTAGACCCTGTGGTGGCAGAAACACGTGCACATACACTTGTCTGCGGTTCTAGGCATTCCTGCGGTGGGGCACTGCTGTGTGGCAATTACGTACACTCAGATGCCATGGAAATGAGTAGGGCAGGAGGAGGACAAGGGGAGTTTATTTTCTCTTTGAATGAGATGATGCAAAAtcacttttttttcccctgttggTTGCCTTCTACTGGGGCTGATGCTTTCAGAAGCAGCATGATTTCAATTGTGTATCCCCTTGGTGCAACACTTTTTTCCCAAATTAATTTGAAAGTGGACACGTTTCTTTTCCCTCCTGCCGAAGCCTGGCTGTGTTGATGGCCTCTTTTTTCTAACTTCTCATGTGACTAGCTACATAAACTCCCCTCTACCTGTGTGTGTTCTGTATGGAACTGAATTCTTTGttttatctctccccccccacctcatTTCTTTTTATCAAGGTCACCAGGGGAAGAGCCTACATGTGGAACAGTGCATATTAGAATTCTACTGTACCTGAAATGAAAATTAATGCCTCCCGTTTACAAAAGTGTGTCAGGAGTTTGCACTTAGCATTGGCTATTGCTGTACCTTCAAGTGTGTTAAGCGCAAAAGCATTTTAGGAAAGGCAGAATGGTTAAGGGCAAGAAAGGATCTGGTTCAGACCTGAAATGGAAGAGCTGAGACCCTgtggaactgggtttgattcccactgaagCTCCATAACACTGCCCAAGTTATTTAACCCTATTAGGGATAGAAAAAAATACTTGCATAtatgtaaactagagaatgacatggggacaaatttttccctgtccctgcgggaaataattttcccatcccgaagagttcttttcctgtccctgccccattcctgcaaactccgtcctcatctgcacaagcctcaacactttaaaatcataagtagcagcatcctagagctcagattgtgatgtcataatgcctcattccaccaatgcctgagctccgtcatctgcacgagcctcaaacactttaaaatcctaagtagcaacattctagagctcagattgtgatgtcataatgcctcattccaccaatgcctaagctccatcctcatctgcacaagcctcaaacactttcaaatcctaagtagcaacattgtagagctcagattgtgatgtcataatgcctcattccaccaatgcctaagctccgtcctcatctgcacaagcctcaaacactttaaaatcatacgtttTGAAACTTGTGCAGTTAAgccgagcttacaggaatgggcagggacagtgacaagacTCACAGGGACAGGGCCCGCGAGGGCCATGAACTTTGCCGATGCCCTCAAAAGATCATACATGATATCCGAGAG
This region includes:
- the PEX11B gene encoding peroxisomal membrane protein 11B; the encoded protein is MDSWVRFNVQSQAKERLFRAGQYACTFLGHMLQRNGASAELVARIKQLEAHLSLGRKLFRLGNSVDSLEAAKRAIHLSDIVLRFCITVSHLNRVMYFACDNILWAGRSGLVRHVDQDKWGQRSFRYYLFALIMNLSRDAYELKLLMEHETCGKRQKSALVVERGDEDREAVHGSMRELMLRLQIQLRLLCHVLRSNPPLLLDIVKNACDIFIPLDKLGLYRTNAGFVGLCGLTSSVLSILTILHPWLKLKP